In Fundulus heteroclitus isolate FHET01 chromosome 16, MU-UCD_Fhet_4.1, whole genome shotgun sequence, a single genomic region encodes these proteins:
- the LOC105925181 gene encoding uncharacterized protein LOC105925181 isoform X2, with translation MIAVKVTILCGFVIASVQCVISMAAEVPLERISRQTAAKQQGRMCVLVNQGSGYDNTSGVFTAPVDGIYQFLFSAQLCRGDHNNFWAFMVNGVETMLCHAQMSGGDTSLNTCFFIENLKKGYRVWIKQLEGSCAWSSATSKTITFSGVLLVREGVSMLGGRYGSGYSCPPPSLSRRQESSSAQQPVSLSCVVISLLVILFLLD, from the exons ATGATAGCTGTCAAAGTAACG ATTCTTTGCGGTTTTGTTATTGCCTCAGTGCAGTGTGTAATCAGCATGGCTGCTGAAGTCCCATTGGAACGG ATTTCCCGCCAGACAGCAGCCAAACAACAGGGTAGGATGTGT GTGTTGGTGAACCAAGGCTCTGGCTATGACAATACCTCAGGTGTCTTCACGGCTCCTGTTGATGGCATCtaccagtttttgttttctgcccaGCTCTGCCGTGGGGACCACAACAACTTCTGGGCCTTCATGGTCAATGGAGTTGAGACAATGTTATGCCATGCTCAG ATGAGTGGTGGCGACACATCCCTGAACACCTGTTTCTTCATCGAGAACCTGAAGAAGGGGTATCGGGTCTGGATAAAGCAATTGGAAGGCAGCTGTGCCTGGTCTAGCGCCACCTCCAAAACGATCACCTTCTCTGGTGTCCTGCTGGTTAGAGAGGGGGTCTCCATGCTGGGAGGCAGGTATGGCTCCGGATATTCCTGCCCGCCACCCAGCCTGAGCCGGAGACAGGAATCCAGCTCTGCTCAGCAGCCTGTCAGCTTGTCCTGTGTGGTCATCAGCCTTCTGGTTATCTTGTTCCTGCTAGATTAA
- the pex12 gene encoding peroxisome assembly protein 12, whose protein sequence is MAGAGAHLTSTAVNEQPSIFEVLAQESLMDAVRPALRHAVKVLAESNPSRFGVLWRHFNELYLLLDVVLQNHFLSRCGASFSENFYGLKRVCVGRGLPEGRGLPAGLGLRRGSRWRSLLLLCLVPYLRAKLEATLARQREEEDFSIRLAQSRNQRLYRAAVAAYPYVSSAWRAWTFCQQLLYVFGVSRTHGPLLWLADVRLARLNAQDLREMEQKPSGTQPPPDGRLVQRAWWLMSQATRGVALSLSSSLSVGVFFLQFLEWWYSSENQSTVKAVTSLPAPPPPLHLQEERGDQKNCPLCRTLRTNSTALSTSGFVFCYRCIHAYVKANRRCPLTGFPSEPQHLIKLYEPES, encoded by the exons ATGGCGGGGGCCGGGGCCCACCTCACCTCCACGGCGGTTAATGAGCAGCCGTCCATCTTTGAAGTTCTGGCTCAGGAGTCTCTGATGGACGCGGTCCGACCGGCGCTGAGACACGCGGTCAAG GTTCTGGCTGAATCCAACCCGTCCCGCTTCGGCGTCCTGTGGAGACACTTCAACGAGCTCTACCTGCTGCTGGACGTGGTCCTGCAGAACCATTTCCTGTCCCGCTGCGGCGCCTCCTTCTCAGAGAACTTCTACGGACTGAAGAGGGTCTGCGTAGGGCGGGGCCTTCCCGAGGGGCGGGGCCTTCCCGCTGGCCTGGGGCTGCGGCGGGGGTCCCGCTGGCGgtccctgctgctcctgtgcCTGGTGCCGTACCTGCGGGCCAAGCTGGAGGCCACGCTGGCccggcagagggaggaggaggacttcTCCATCAGGCTGGCCCAGAGCAGGAACCAGAGGCTGTACCGAGCGGCGGTGGCAGCGTACCCGTACGTCAGCTCGGCCTGGCGGGCCTGGACCTTCTGCCAGCAGCTGCTTTACGTCTTCGGAGTCAGCAGGACGCACGGTCCCCTGCTGTGGTTGGCCGACGTCAGACTGGCTCGGCTTAACGCTCAGGACCTCAGAGAGATGGAGCAGAAACCCAGCGGCACTCAGCCGCCGCCTGATGGCAG ACTGGTGCAGAGAGCGTGGTGGCTGATGTCTCAGGCCACACGGGGCGTGGCGCTCTCCCTCTCCAGCTCCCTGTCCGTGGGCGTCTTCTTCCTGCAGTTCCTGGAGTGGTGGTACTCCTCGGAGAACCAGAGCACCGTGAAGGCTGTCACCTCCCTGCCGGCGCCTCCACCCCCGCTCCATCTGCAGGAGGAGCGCGGCGACCAGAAGAACTGCCCGCTGTGCCGAACGCTGCGCACCAACTCCACGGCGCTGTCCACGTCGGGCTTCGTCTTCTGCTACCGCTGCATTCACGCCTACGTCAAGGCCAACCGGCGCTGCCCGCTCACTGGGTTCCCCTCAGAACCGCAGCACCTCATCAAGCTCTATGAGCCGGAGAGTTAG
- the LOC105925181 gene encoding uncharacterized protein LOC105925181 isoform X1: MIAVKVTILCGFVIASVQCVISMAAEVPLERISRQTAAKQQGSAVVFFAAHQGMTRELLFNPIIFNQVLVNQGSGYDNTSGVFTAPVDGIYQFLFSAQLCRGDHNNFWAFMVNGVETMLCHAQMSGGDTSLNTCFFIENLKKGYRVWIKQLEGSCAWSSATSKTITFSGVLLVREGVSMLGGRYGSGYSCPPPSLSRRQESSSAQQPVSLSCVVISLLVILFLLD; encoded by the exons ATGATAGCTGTCAAAGTAACG ATTCTTTGCGGTTTTGTTATTGCCTCAGTGCAGTGTGTAATCAGCATGGCTGCTGAAGTCCCATTGGAACGG ATTTCCCGCCAGACAGCAGCCAAACAACAGG GgagtgctgttgttttttttgcggCACACCAGGGCATGACGAGAGAGCTCCTGTTTAACCCCATCATTTTCAATCAGGTGTTGGTGAACCAAGGCTCTGGCTATGACAATACCTCAGGTGTCTTCACGGCTCCTGTTGATGGCATCtaccagtttttgttttctgcccaGCTCTGCCGTGGGGACCACAACAACTTCTGGGCCTTCATGGTCAATGGAGTTGAGACAATGTTATGCCATGCTCAG ATGAGTGGTGGCGACACATCCCTGAACACCTGTTTCTTCATCGAGAACCTGAAGAAGGGGTATCGGGTCTGGATAAAGCAATTGGAAGGCAGCTGTGCCTGGTCTAGCGCCACCTCCAAAACGATCACCTTCTCTGGTGTCCTGCTGGTTAGAGAGGGGGTCTCCATGCTGGGAGGCAGGTATGGCTCCGGATATTCCTGCCCGCCACCCAGCCTGAGCCGGAGACAGGAATCCAGCTCTGCTCAGCAGCCTGTCAGCTTGTCCTGTGTGGTCATCAGCCTTCTGGTTATCTTGTTCCTGCTAGATTAA
- the LOC105925333 gene encoding phospholipase A2 inhibitor isoform X1 has translation MNILLSCIIAIICSVHLLGTLSSRVCPHHCICYKHADLVDCRDGRFQHVPRGLPHGTWLLELGGNNLSIIGTRVFTGLWSLRVLVLTNSQIQEIQPQAFFSLSFLEKLDLSWNQLMTLPVDFSSSLPALKELRLEHNNLHHISGFSLEYLDNMEKLDLSFNQLVSVGPGVFRGLSRLRQLYLHNNRLSVVEQGSLDMLPGLEVLQLSNNNISQIDTDALAPLYSLAVLNLEGNNLHHLKFKTFISLHTTATHIQLSGNPWSCDCELHRVFSKILHVRHLHIDDYRNVTCMDPPQLVGASLAWVDSQLCIAETATVLVITVTVLVTVMAAVVMAERNRKKSRGKNWDTDSQSPPS, from the exons ATGAACATTCTTTTGTCTTGCATCATCGCCATCATTTGTTCCGTTCATCTCCTTGGGACACTAAGCTCTCGCGTGTGCCCACACCACTGCATTTGCTATAAGCATGCTGACCTGGTGGACTGCCGCGATGGCAGATTTCAACACGTACCCAGGGGCCTCCCTCATGGCACGTGGCTGCTGGAGCTAGGAGGGAACAATCTGAGCATCATAGGAACCAGAGTCTTCACTGGGCTGTGGTCCTTGAGGGTTCTGGTGCTGACCAACAGTCAGATCCAAGAAATTCAACCCCAG gcttttttctctttatcctTCCTGGAAAAGTTGGATCTCAGCTGGAATCAGTtaatgactctccctgtggacTTCTCATCCAGCCTGCCTGCTCTCAAGGAGCTGCGCCTGGAGCACAACAACTTACATCACATATCTGGATTCAG CTTGGAGTATTTGGACAACATGGAAAAGTTGGACCTCAGTTTTAACCAGCTGGTGTCTGTTGGCCCCGGTGTGTTCAGGGGCCTCTCTAGGCTGAGACAGCTCTATCTACACAACAACAGACTGAGTGTGGTGGAGCAGGGCAGCCTCGATATGCTGCCTGGACTTGAG GTGCTCCAGCTGAGCAACAACAACATCTCCCAGATAGACACTGATGCTCTGGCTCCTCTCTATAGTCTGGCCGTTCTCAATCTGGAAGGAAACAACTTGCATCACCTGAAGTTTAAGACCTTCATCAGTCTTCATACCACAGCAACACACATCCAGCTTTCAG GCAACCCGTGGAGCTGCGACTGTGAGCTGCATCGTGTCTTCAGCAAGATCTTACATGTCCGTCACCTGCATATCGACGACTATCGGAATGTGACCTGCATGGACCCTCCACAGCTGGTGGGGGCTTCACTGGCCTGGGTGGACAGCCAGCTCTGCATCGCAGAGACGGCCACTGTCCTCGTCATCACCGTCACCGTGCTGGTGACCGTGATGGCAGCTGTGGTGATGGCAGagagaaacaggaagaaaagcCGTGGGAAGAATTGGGATACTGACTCACAAAGTCccccatcttaa
- the LOC105925333 gene encoding TLR4 interactor with leucine rich repeats isoform X2 yields the protein MNILLSCIIAIICSVHLLGTLSSRVCPHHCICYKHADLVDCRDGRFQHVPRGLPHGTWLLELGGNNLSIIGTRVFTGLWSLRVLVLTNSQIQEIQPQLDLSWNQLMTLPVDFSSSLPALKELRLEHNNLHHISGFSLEYLDNMEKLDLSFNQLVSVGPGVFRGLSRLRQLYLHNNRLSVVEQGSLDMLPGLEVLQLSNNNISQIDTDALAPLYSLAVLNLEGNNLHHLKFKTFISLHTTATHIQLSGNPWSCDCELHRVFSKILHVRHLHIDDYRNVTCMDPPQLVGASLAWVDSQLCIAETATVLVITVTVLVTVMAAVVMAERNRKKSRGKNWDTDSQSPPS from the exons ATGAACATTCTTTTGTCTTGCATCATCGCCATCATTTGTTCCGTTCATCTCCTTGGGACACTAAGCTCTCGCGTGTGCCCACACCACTGCATTTGCTATAAGCATGCTGACCTGGTGGACTGCCGCGATGGCAGATTTCAACACGTACCCAGGGGCCTCCCTCATGGCACGTGGCTGCTGGAGCTAGGAGGGAACAATCTGAGCATCATAGGAACCAGAGTCTTCACTGGGCTGTGGTCCTTGAGGGTTCTGGTGCTGACCAACAGTCAGATCCAAGAAATTCAACCCCAG TTGGATCTCAGCTGGAATCAGTtaatgactctccctgtggacTTCTCATCCAGCCTGCCTGCTCTCAAGGAGCTGCGCCTGGAGCACAACAACTTACATCACATATCTGGATTCAG CTTGGAGTATTTGGACAACATGGAAAAGTTGGACCTCAGTTTTAACCAGCTGGTGTCTGTTGGCCCCGGTGTGTTCAGGGGCCTCTCTAGGCTGAGACAGCTCTATCTACACAACAACAGACTGAGTGTGGTGGAGCAGGGCAGCCTCGATATGCTGCCTGGACTTGAG GTGCTCCAGCTGAGCAACAACAACATCTCCCAGATAGACACTGATGCTCTGGCTCCTCTCTATAGTCTGGCCGTTCTCAATCTGGAAGGAAACAACTTGCATCACCTGAAGTTTAAGACCTTCATCAGTCTTCATACCACAGCAACACACATCCAGCTTTCAG GCAACCCGTGGAGCTGCGACTGTGAGCTGCATCGTGTCTTCAGCAAGATCTTACATGTCCGTCACCTGCATATCGACGACTATCGGAATGTGACCTGCATGGACCCTCCACAGCTGGTGGGGGCTTCACTGGCCTGGGTGGACAGCCAGCTCTGCATCGCAGAGACGGCCACTGTCCTCGTCATCACCGTCACCGTGCTGGTGACCGTGATGGCAGCTGTGGTGATGGCAGagagaaacaggaagaaaagcCGTGGGAAGAATTGGGATACTGACTCACAAAGTCccccatcttaa